Proteins co-encoded in one Thermoproteota archaeon genomic window:
- a CDS encoding Yip1 family protein: protein MRELEDVLYRLGKVLLAPREAFDTHIVERYSSALPLALYVGVSFALTALTVKGFVGLLGRIPLYNIGWLLELVANLAGVIGVAGGLIDLLIYSSLIHITARLMGHEEGRWDDIVGLVAFSSAPLVFPTALAAVGYLFSHILLIVSVVLVVPFSLWSLYLIVVATSVNYEMSLGNAIVASVVGPLLAVIAAIALTSKLGAVGLVITIVAISLIYLEGRR, encoded by the coding sequence ATGAGAGAGCTGGAGGATGTCCTTTACAGGTTGGGAAAGGTGTTGCTGGCTCCTAGGGAGGCATTCGACACCCATATAGTGGAGAGATATTCCTCTGCCCTACCCTTGGCCCTTTACGTGGGGGTTAGCTTCGCTCTCACGGCACTCACGGTGAAAGGGTTCGTGGGCCTGCTGGGTCGAATACCGCTTTACAACATAGGCTGGCTATTGGAACTTGTGGCCAATCTGGCTGGCGTGATAGGGGTTGCTGGCGGACTGATAGACCTCCTGATCTACTCATCCCTCATACACATAACTGCTAGGTTGATGGGACATGAAGAGGGCAGGTGGGACGACATAGTGGGGCTCGTCGCGTTCTCCAGCGCTCCTCTTGTGTTCCCCACGGCTCTCGCTGCTGTGGGCTACCTGTTCTCCCACATACTGCTGATCGTTTCTGTAGTGCTAGTCGTTCCGTTCAGCCTCTGGTCCCTTTACCTGATAGTGGTAGCAACCTCAGTGAACTACGAGATGAGCTTGGGGAACGCGATAGTGGCATCCGTTGTCGGCCCCCTCTTAGCTGTCATAGCGGCCATAGCGCTGACATCGAAATTGGGGGCTGTGGGGCTGGTGATAACCATCGTTGCCATATCTCTGATCTATCTGGAGGGGAGGAGGTGA
- a CDS encoding ArsR family transcriptional regulator produces MYVRSRIYRAKKILNALSSDSKLRILKRLLKSPASATDLANEFGLTLPAITSHLRDLEEAGLIRIIEKRRGRGRPAKLYALTRKRITLEIDLEVLLELPDEESLDKLVNEYVRKKVREGGLRKVTVRDVMDTLGVSRAVAAVVAERLSSDPRPLIEAVADRVMEHLNGEKTTVELMKELNIDRWWVSKAVELLNEEGMVEVKAGRVKRLA; encoded by the coding sequence TTGTACGTCAGATCAAGGATATATAGAGCTAAGAAGATCCTGAACGCTCTGAGCAGCGACAGCAAGCTCAGAATACTCAAGAGGCTGCTTAAGAGTCCGGCTTCGGCCACTGATCTGGCCAACGAGTTCGGACTCACCCTGCCGGCCATAACCTCCCATCTAAGGGACTTGGAGGAGGCTGGACTCATCAGGATAATAGAGAAGAGAAGGGGAAGAGGGAGGCCAGCTAAGCTTTATGCATTGACTAGGAAGAGAATCACGCTAGAGATAGATCTGGAGGTGCTGCTGGAGCTTCCGGATGAAGAGAGTTTGGATAAGCTGGTCAATGAGTACGTGAGGAAGAAGGTGAGGGAGGGCGGATTGAGGAAGGTGACCGTCAGGGATGTTATGGATACATTGGGCGTGAGCAGGGCTGTTGCCGCAGTGGTGGCCGAGAGGCTATCATCAGATCCGAGGCCGCTGATAGAGGCCGTAGCGGATAGAGTGATGGAGCACCTAAATGGAGAGAAGACCACCGTCGAGCTCATGAAGGAGTTGAACATCGATAGGTGGTGGGTATCCAAGGCGGTGGAGCTGCTGAACGAGGAGGGGATGGTGGAGGTCAAGGCTGGCAGGGTCAAGAGGCTGGCCTGA
- a CDS encoding VTT domain-containing protein, which produces MSLTEILIETVSAWIRELGWLGVFGGVMVETAITLIPSPLVPMAAGFSLIPPHSSPMYVLYVATFTIGLVGSVAATLGSLAHYALGYYGGKPLVERFGKYLGISWEEIESFSDRIRNKRKWLGLFFSRALPIIPLSPVSIGAGIIRMDPYRFSLFTLLGAFPRYFVLGIAGYLLGIAYEGLVSVLDTAETAVAIIMVFGIAGYISVKRRTRKGDKEASRV; this is translated from the coding sequence ATGTCCCTGACGGAAATCCTGATAGAGACGGTCAGTGCTTGGATAAGGGAGCTTGGCTGGCTTGGGGTCTTCGGTGGCGTGATGGTGGAGACTGCAATCACTTTAATCCCTTCTCCCCTCGTTCCAATGGCTGCTGGATTCTCCCTCATCCCCCCTCATTCTTCCCCCATGTACGTGCTCTACGTGGCCACATTCACCATTGGATTAGTTGGAAGCGTGGCGGCTACGCTCGGTTCCCTAGCTCATTACGCTCTGGGTTACTACGGCGGTAAGCCGCTGGTCGAGAGATTCGGGAAGTACCTAGGGATAAGCTGGGAGGAGATAGAGAGTTTCTCGGACAGGATAAGAAATAAGAGGAAGTGGTTGGGCCTCTTCTTCTCTAGGGCATTGCCGATAATTCCTCTCTCCCCCGTGTCGATTGGAGCGGGGATAATCCGTATGGACCCCTATCGCTTCTCCCTCTTTACCTTATTGGGAGCGTTTCCACGCTATTTCGTCCTAGGTATAGCTGGATACTTGTTAGGGATCGCCTACGAGGGGCTGGTATCTGTATTGGATACAGCCGAGACGGCAGTTGCGATAATCATGGTATTTGGGATAGCGGGCTACATATCAGTTAAGAGAAGGACCCGTAAAGGGGATAAAGAAGCCTCCCGAGTTTAG
- a CDS encoding nucleotidyltransferase domain-containing protein — MISLDQIRRDLRFLSSYEVVLYGSYVTGDYTRESDIDVAVITREKDKNKNFRIQLDIWGKVPSPIYDVRVFELLPIRVKASVIDGYLVLFGSESDISEYFYRWRKVWEDVRRRIEPMSIEEKIKAVRRRKKILKTITKPE; from the coding sequence ATGATATCTCTGGATCAGATTAGGAGGGATTTGAGGTTTCTATCTTCATACGAGGTGGTCTTATACGGCTCCTACGTTACAGGAGATTACACAAGGGAGTCCGACATAGATGTGGCAGTCATCACGCGGGAGAAGGACAAGAACAAGAACTTCAGGATTCAGCTCGACATCTGGGGGAAGGTGCCCTCACCCATATACGATGTGAGGGTGTTCGAATTGTTACCGATAAGGGTCAAGGCCTCGGTGATCGACGGGTACTTGGTCCTCTTCGGGAGCGAGTCCGATATTTCTGAGTACTTCTACAGGTGGAGGAAGGTATGGGAGGACGTTAGAAGGAGAATAGAGCCCATGTCTATAGAGGAGAAGATTAAGGCGGTTAGGAGAAGGAAGAAGATCCTGAAAACTATCACTAAACCCGAGTAG
- a CDS encoding DUF86 domain-containing protein, producing MDESRLARYREKMEYVIDALESIREPRTQLELSGVFYNLITSIEASMDLIAMLLRDLGERIEDDYTNVDKLVKLGILSDELGEDLKKCNGLRNWLVHRYNRVDPELVMDSVEEVKETLYSLLRRLEEVLNDISGSD from the coding sequence ATGGATGAAAGCAGGCTTGCTAGATACAGAGAAAAAATGGAATACGTTATAGATGCATTGGAATCTATCAGGGAACCGAGAACTCAACTTGAGCTGTCTGGCGTGTTTTATAATCTCATAACCTCTATAGAGGCTTCTATGGATCTAATAGCGATGCTTCTAAGGGATTTAGGGGAAAGGATAGAAGACGACTACACAAATGTGGATAAGCTTGTGAAATTGGGTATCTTAAGTGATGAATTGGGGGAGGATCTGAAAAAGTGCAATGGGCTGAGGAACTGGTTGGTTCACAGGTATAACAGGGTAGATCCGGAGCTGGTGATGGACTCTGTGGAGGAGGTAAAAGAAACGCTGTACTCCCTGCTGAGGAGACTGGAGGAGGTCCTAAATGATATCTCTGGATCAGATTAG
- a CDS encoding acetate--CoA ligase family protein has protein sequence MGDTRAKLLEYQSKRILRDHGIIVPDGEIASDPKEAEAIARKLEGSVVVKAQLPFTGRHNVGGVRFASSPEEARMAAEEMLSSYFRGFRPKKVLVERRMDVRAELFLSVVINDSMRFRSPMLLASPFGGTGIEERSEGVVRIPVDYLDGLGREVVEEEFSQVGMPSEAVDIALKLYDIFMEYDARSVEVNPLALTGEGLVALDARIDLDDHALFRHPDVEVEVPKDLNREPTDLERRMWYWDDADPRGTGYFIQLTTEASEGYIGFHGIGGGGAMLAADALIRRGLKLANYSDTSGDPPASKVYRVIRTILSIPRIEGYVMMGSVLASQEQWHHAHAIVKAFNEMLRDRPGFPAVILLAGNKEEESHEIIRRGVRDLPIRFELYGRDYIYETDYIADRVLELVEEYRRERNEVQD, from the coding sequence TTGGGTGATACTAGGGCCAAGCTCCTCGAGTATCAGTCCAAGAGGATATTGAGGGATCATGGAATAATTGTACCGGATGGAGAAATAGCCTCTGATCCGAAAGAAGCCGAGGCAATAGCTAGAAAGCTGGAGGGCAGTGTTGTAGTGAAGGCACAGCTTCCCTTCACTGGAAGGCACAACGTGGGTGGCGTCAGGTTCGCATCATCTCCTGAAGAGGCTCGCATGGCTGCTGAGGAGATGCTTTCCTCTTACTTCAGGGGATTCAGACCCAAGAAGGTCCTCGTTGAGAGGAGGATGGATGTGAGGGCCGAGCTGTTCCTCAGCGTCGTTATAAACGATTCCATGAGGTTCAGATCTCCCATGCTGCTGGCCAGCCCCTTCGGCGGTACGGGCATCGAGGAGAGGTCGGAGGGTGTGGTCAGAATACCTGTGGACTACCTAGACGGATTGGGAAGGGAGGTGGTAGAGGAGGAGTTCTCTCAAGTGGGGATGCCAAGCGAGGCGGTAGACATCGCACTGAAGCTCTACGACATTTTCATGGAATATGACGCTAGGAGTGTAGAGGTGAATCCCCTCGCCCTTACGGGCGAGGGCTTGGTGGCACTGGATGCGAGGATAGACCTCGATGACCACGCGCTCTTCAGGCACCCCGATGTCGAGGTGGAGGTCCCTAAGGACCTGAACAGGGAGCCGACCGATCTGGAGAGGAGGATGTGGTACTGGGACGATGCCGATCCGAGGGGGACGGGGTACTTCATCCAGCTGACAACAGAGGCGTCCGAGGGTTACATAGGATTCCACGGGATAGGCGGAGGAGGCGCGATGCTGGCAGCGGATGCGCTGATAAGGAGGGGGCTTAAACTAGCCAATTACTCTGATACAAGCGGTGACCCACCGGCATCTAAGGTCTACAGGGTGATCAGGACGATCCTCTCCATCCCGAGGATAGAGGGATACGTGATGATGGGGAGCGTTCTGGCGAGTCAGGAGCAGTGGCACCACGCTCATGCCATTGTGAAGGCGTTCAACGAGATGCTGAGGGATAGGCCGGGATTCCCTGCGGTTATTCTGCTTGCTGGGAACAAGGAGGAGGAGAGCCACGAGATAATCAGGAGAGGGGTTAGAGACCTCCCGATAAGGTTCGAGCTCTACGGCAGGGACTACATCTACGAGACCGATTACATAGCGGATAGGGTCCTAGAGCTTGTTGAGGAGTATAGGAGGGAGAGAAATGAGGTTCAGGACTAG
- a CDS encoding CoA-binding protein has translation MAILIDENTRVLVQGITGRTGEFATRYMLEYGTKVVAGVTPGRGGSRVWGVPVFDSVKEALEEVGRVDATITLVPPAHLLEAVTEAIEAGIGYVLIPTERVPVHDAMRILALARRRGVRVQGPGSFGVISTGKAVMGWVGGSLELAKEAFVPGRVGVISRSGGQTTTTSWAISRAGFGITTAVHTGSEPLVGLTEAELLAMFEEDEETDAVVLFAEIGGVQEEEAAEFVSNGGFTKPLIAYVAGRTLPKGMRFSHASAMVVSDKGSAESKIRAFKEAGVKLAESPKHIIELLRDIL, from the coding sequence ATGGCCATATTGATCGACGAGAATACAAGGGTTCTGGTTCAGGGGATAACTGGGAGGACGGGGGAGTTCGCCACCCGATACATGCTCGAATACGGAACTAAAGTAGTTGCTGGGGTGACTCCTGGGAGGGGAGGGTCGAGGGTCTGGGGGGTTCCGGTCTTCGATTCCGTTAAGGAGGCCTTGGAGGAGGTGGGGCGCGTGGATGCGACCATCACCCTAGTCCCACCGGCTCACCTCTTGGAGGCCGTGACCGAGGCCATAGAGGCCGGAATAGGCTATGTGCTTATCCCGACCGAGAGGGTGCCCGTGCACGATGCCATGAGGATACTCGCTTTAGCTAGGAGGAGGGGCGTGAGGGTTCAGGGACCTGGATCCTTTGGTGTGATAAGCACAGGTAAAGCGGTCATGGGATGGGTGGGCGGGTCCCTAGAGCTGGCCAAGGAGGCCTTTGTCCCTGGTAGGGTGGGTGTTATCTCAAGGAGCGGTGGGCAGACGACCACCACCTCTTGGGCCATAAGCAGGGCTGGTTTCGGGATTACCACCGCGGTGCATACTGGCAGTGAACCACTGGTGGGACTGACCGAGGCTGAGCTGCTGGCCATGTTCGAGGAAGATGAAGAGACGGATGCTGTCGTGCTTTTCGCCGAGATAGGTGGAGTCCAAGAGGAGGAAGCCGCCGAATTCGTGTCAAATGGAGGGTTCACGAAGCCCCTGATAGCTTATGTGGCAGGGAGGACGCTCCCCAAGGGGATGAGGTTCTCCCACGCGAGCGCCATGGTCGTGAGCGATAAGGGGTCCGCTGAGAGCAAGATCAGGGCCTTCAAGGAGGCGGGAGTTAAGTTGGCTGAGTCGCCCAAGCATATAATCGAGCTGCTGAGGGATATCTTATGA
- a CDS encoding CoA ester lyase, producing MTFLARSLLFVPANSWRLMLSSLRSGADVVVLDMEDAVPIEEKETARWLVREFLKEERGKFGGEVFVRVNSSTTGMLEDDLVFTMVKGLDGIVLPKTERAEDIKHLEERVQRLEEERGLEEVRIIPLIESAMGVERSLEIALSSHRICALSFGMGDFLRDLGRNISDLSDDEIELLYARSKVSVASAAAKIPALDTPFLGLIIDREGVKRQALLARRLGYKGKYAIHPSHVPIINEVFTPSEKEIREAEEIVKAYEEAVRRGLGAASHRGMMIDRMNYEQARALLEIVREIKSRSERKSLA from the coding sequence ATGACCTTTCTAGCCAGATCCTTGCTCTTCGTACCTGCCAATAGCTGGAGGTTGATGCTGAGCTCGTTGAGGAGCGGGGCTGATGTCGTAGTACTGGACATGGAGGATGCTGTACCTATAGAGGAGAAGGAGACTGCTAGGTGGCTTGTAAGGGAGTTCCTGAAAGAGGAAAGGGGGAAATTCGGTGGCGAGGTGTTTGTCAGGGTGAATTCGTCCACGACTGGGATGCTTGAGGACGATCTGGTGTTCACAATGGTGAAGGGGCTGGACGGGATCGTGCTCCCCAAGACTGAGAGAGCGGAGGACATTAAGCACTTGGAGGAGCGGGTACAGCGCTTGGAGGAGGAGAGAGGACTGGAGGAGGTCAGGATAATCCCGCTGATAGAGAGCGCAATGGGCGTTGAGAGATCCCTCGAGATAGCCCTCTCCTCGCATAGGATCTGCGCGCTCTCGTTCGGCATGGGGGACTTTTTGAGGGATCTGGGCAGGAACATCAGCGATCTATCTGATGATGAGATCGAGCTCCTGTATGCTAGGTCTAAGGTGAGCGTCGCATCCGCTGCTGCCAAAATCCCGGCCTTGGACACCCCCTTCCTCGGGCTGATCATAGATAGAGAGGGAGTGAAGAGGCAAGCCCTCCTGGCTAGGAGGCTGGGCTATAAGGGGAAGTACGCGATTCATCCCTCCCACGTACCGATAATCAATGAGGTGTTCACTCCGAGCGAGAAAGAGATTAGAGAGGCTGAGGAGATAGTCAAGGCTTACGAGGAGGCGGTTAGAAGGGGGCTAGGAGCGGCTTCTCATAGGGGAATGATGATAGACCGAATGAACTACGAGCAGGCTAGAGCTCTGCTGGAAATAGTGAGGGAGATCAAGTCCAGATCAGAACGGAAATCCCTAGCCTAG